A stretch of DNA from Cheilinus undulatus linkage group 7, ASM1832078v1, whole genome shotgun sequence:
tgttccaatcacttccatggccacaggtgtataaaatcaagcacctaggcatgcagactgtttctacaaacatttgtgaaagaatgggtcgctctcaggagctcagtggattccagtgtggtactgtgataggatgccacctgtgcaacaagtccagtcatgaaatgtctcactcctaaatattccacagtcaactgtcagagGTATTATAACAAAGCAGAAGCaactgggaatgacagcaactcagccatgaagtggtaggccacgtaaaatgacggagcggggtcagcagatgctgaggtgcatagtgcacagaggttgccaactttctgcaaaCTTCATGTGGGCTTCAGATTacctcaagaacagtgcgtagagagcttcatggaatgggtttccatggccaagcagttgcatccaagccatacatcaccaagtgcaatgtaaAGCGTagaatgcagtggtgtaaagcacgccgccactggactctagagcagtggagacgcgttgtctggagtgacgaattgcgCTTCACAGTCTGATGgtcgagtctgggtttggcggttgccaagagactggtacttgtctgactgcattgtgccaagtgtaaagtttggcgGAGGGGGGATTATTGTGTGGGGTTGTCTCACaagagctgggcttggccccttagttccagtgaaaggaactctgaatgcttcagcaatatagtgtataccagcgcagtccagcagacccgGATTAGTCCCCAAAAtaacaacatctaagctaactaatgcaatcactaatgggtcgccagagactgcaAACCATCTCGGATGACctgtaccacagaacacctacgagaatgactgtcacaagaatctgtgaactgtatgacagctaaaaaggcaactcaAGTGGAGCAATCATTACACAATTATCTTGCAATATATCGATTATCTCAGTATTGTGAAAATATCTGTATCGTGGACCATGTATAGCGCAGCATATAATATCACAAAGTAccctgtgattcccacccctagtagaGTGCTGTTTGTGATGTCCCTGTGCCTGGTGTGATTTATGACGTTGACAGGAGAAATAGTTTCATGGCTGTTCTTAAACCTGGCATTtatggcagttttatcagttGGAGAATTTTCAGTAGTGTTACAGGATCCTGGCTCCACATGCATGGCAAAAGTTGAGAGTGGGGAAGTATTGACACTGGTGCGAAAAACCAGGGGACATCAATGCAAGTAACTTTAACAGTAACATGACCCAACACTAGTCATGAAAAAGTAGAGGACAGAGTCTCTTTTCTAGCAGATCTCAGATATCAAAGGTAAGCTTCTCAGCAGTGTCAGCCTTTCTCTCATGAACCACTAAGTCAGCACCAGTTCAGAGAGACCTGCCATATGTTTAGGAGGTTCATGCATTATTGTCTTTATGGATCTTAAAGTGAGTATCCAAAGGACGTTTCTGGGCAAATGATTTCccacaggtaccacaggtgTACGGCTTTGTACCTCTGTGAGTAAGAATATGATTATTCAAATTTGATTTACGCCTGAATTTTTTTCCGCAGGTGCTGCAGAAGAAAGGCTTCTCatctgtgtgtgttctcatgtggaTTGTCAAGTTACCTCTATGTCTAAAAgatttgttgcattttgtgCATGAatgtggtttttcacctgtatggatGTTTAAGTGACTATCCAAATTACATTTCTTGGTGAATGACTTCCCACAGGTACCACATGTGTACAGCTTTATACCTGTGTGAGCAAGAATATGATTATTCAAATTTGATTTATGCTTGtatctttttccacaggtgctgcaggagaaagGCTTCTCATCTGTGTGTGATTTCATGTGAAATGTCAaatgacctttttctctgaaagatttgttgcattttgtgcaggtatgtggtttttcacctgtatggatGTTAAAGTGCCGATTCAAAGTACATTTCTTGGTGAATGATGTCCCACATGTACCACAGGTATATGGCTTTGTACCTGTGTGAGTACGAATGTGTTTATTCAAATATGATTTACACctgaatctttttccacaggtggTGCAGGAgaaaggcttctcacctgtgtgagtCTTCATATGGCTTTTCAAATGCGAGGTAGACAAGAATCCTTCTTCACGGGTGTTACAAGAGTGACGGctctcacctgtgtgttttCTGCCTTTCTCTTGTCTAGGTTTTGATTTTCCAGTTATTTCTGCATCTGTCTGCTTTCTCTCTGTGGGATCTTGATTCTCAGCAACATGAGAGTTGTGACAAAGGAGCTGGAGTTCATGTTGTCCATCTGCTTCTCTGTGCTCACTTTCATCCTTCGTAGGAGTCAACATCCACGTGTCAGTCTCCTCCTTTATGAACTGCTCTCCCTCTTGCTCCTCTTTAATCCTTGGAGGCTCTGGCTCCTCCTGGGCCAGACTGGACTTCCTCTCCTGGTGACAGAGCTTCTGCTCAGCCacagtctcctcctccttacacACATGTTGCTGTGGGGCATCTggagatacaaaaacaaaacaaagtcgGATGTGGGGGGGAATGTCATTAGTGCTAGTATAAAACTGTTTGTTCagccaaaatgttttaaacctaCTCCATATCACAGAAAGTCATCTCAAtccgggtgtacactgtgcaattttcctccgattcagccacaaattttgacTTGCATGACTCACTCTGATCTTTCTTTGGCCTCCATGACAACCACCAGCAGATCATGAAAGCAGTTTTACAGTTCCTGTGCAATACAGGACTGTATGTGAGGATATGAGACGAGAATGTGGCATCtatagggccctatgaaataaGTTTCAACTTTTGCttaattccattttatttttttccatattcCGTTTTTCTGTATTAATTTTAGGAATTCCATTTTTtcaacctttccactaattggGGTACATTGAAAATGGATATATATAATAACGTTAGAGTTTAAATGTCTGTattcttaaaactaaaagaaaccaacatttttttagttCTGTTAAAGTATATAACTTGAACATGCCACAggataaacacacacagatttttttttttttccaaccaaaaagtgaaaattatattttttatgcttttactttgcctCCCCCCTTACAGACATACATGAACACTTTAAGATCATactaatgacaacagcctgGGGATATCATTTGAACCAAAGACTCTTACAGTGgaattctgcttttattatgtcctcttgcaattattttatcCCAGAGCCACAGGTAAGTCTCAACCTATAAAAGTTATTGATATTACGATaacttataaacatttattattCACTTATTCAAAAAGCTAACGTTACTTCGTTAATTCTTGTTGTCGACCTGTACTCAcggacagacacacaaaaaatctctcctctctgtcacacatccacagacacacacatgcacaactGCTCCTGTCACCCTGTGACTGTGAAGCTCGcgcttcttcttcctctctccatgAGGCAAATATCACGGATTAGATGAACACCTGACAGTCAATTGCTATTGTTTTTGTCCAGTCTTGTATTTCAACAGAAACAGAATGAAAGTTCGGCTGGagtttttaagacaacaagCTATTTTTTAGATCGCTAGCGTCTCATCTCCATCATGAGACACGGTTGATGGTGATATAACTACTCTAGTTTACAGCTAATCATCGGATTATAATCAATGAAGTACTAAACTAACCAAAGTTCATACgttataatttacatttttacatttgataaaaaagatTATAATTCTGAAGGCATGGCGGCTTTTATTTTGGCGTGGCGGTTCACCAGGATCtgcattttaagacacatccacgtgtataatcacatccttactgatgtttataatgtaaatgttcTCTCAAATACAGACTGGCTGTAACTTATTAAGAAAGTAACAATAAAGTtcaatggttaaaagtaaaacggtttcctaaacttttctttacacTCATAGCCTGTAACAGTCTacgcagtttgatgctgcattgtgctCTATATTCTGACAGTAACCGTTTTCTCATCATCTCATTATACAGACACGTATTTgctcgttaagcaaccaaagaGAACTACAGTATGTACtggaggaattattaagctatTGATACtcaaatgtaacatcatttagactacaGGACTTTATAAAATCTTGAGTTTGTCTAACTCAAGTTTTAAGCCTCCAAGGGGTGAGCAGCTGTGTGTCtcgcacacagacacacctgtCTCTTCATGACTCTgatgtggtgaggtaaaataacttgaGTTAGGGATTAGTTTTCTTGTAGGGTTAGggtgcaacattatgtcacCCTGTACTGTAGTGCtgagctacgtgatgtttgccagtgtttcgtgcagctgctttgacacgCTTTGTATTGTTTGGGGAGGGGCAGGTTGAGTGAGagtgaagtgaggcacaagttgtgcccAACTTTAGTGATTTCCCGGAGCATATTCCCCAGATATACaatcctctttctaaaaaaacacagcttttcagtcaaattcaatACATTTCTGCAGTTTCTGCGGTAAATAGTAGATTCCATTTTTATCGGCCAATTCTGCGATTCCGTTAATGCGGAAATCATTGGGGCCCTACATCTAGTCCGACCAGTGGAAGGCAGTAAAACGCCTAGAAGCTTAGAAACTGCTGAAaatacaagaagaagaagaaaaggactGATGAATAAGTGGCATGGGATCCCATAGACATAATAAAGAGTAGACGCAGCATTGGCTGCTGTGGCGCAAGAAATACAGCCGCCATCTCTGTCCGGTCATCCTACCTGTAAACATAAACTGAAGCTGCAGAGAATTCTAGATGCCAAAGCTCTGTGCAGCATATTCCTGTGCAAATCTGCGGACTATTGGATACAGGGCTTGGGGGATTCGTTTTCACAGGTAAAATTGAATAATATTATTGGTTATATTTTGTGAATAGAATATTATTGTACAGTGCTTATGTCAACCTGCGAAATCGTAgccagctaatgttagcttggCTATGTTTACAGCCAATGTTCACCCAGTTATTAGGCCAAATGAGactttatattgtttttttttaataaaaattaaatgtattaatttaaataaatctaataaatttattaattcaaattaaaaaattttttttacaatttttattttttctgatatagattttctttttttctgatacatAACTTCTGTCTATTGTGTTATATCTAACATACGGATGTATAATGTATTCATATattgtttcttcatttttaaacttattaaAACAGCTGAGTAGAACACAATCTGCTTCTCTATCATATATAGtagtgtttatatatatatatatatatatatatatatatagtgtgtgtgtgtatgtgtgtgtgttttgcaaAATACCTATCATATATCACATATCAGAATATTCTATTACTGTTAAGCCCAATATGAATACTAAACTAAGCCGAACCATGTGTCCTGTATCATACCTACATGTATGAcgtttgcagaaaaaaaaaccgCGTGAAAATCAGTTTAGTATTCAGCAAGTTATGATTGATTAAATGCGCTTACACTTTATTGCGCCTGCCAAACAGATTACAGTGTGGAGTGGGTGACCGGACCAAGATGGCGGCCCCACGGCTCGTCAGTGCCAACAGGCAGTAGCGGTCGATGCGGCGTCTACTCTTTATTATGTCTATGTGGGATCTACTGAGGGAAATCTACTAGCCGTAGTtgctaaacattttaattgtgagactgcaGTGACGTCATCGCCCACGGCCTAAGTAGTGTCCGgaatcatttttgtgtcttgCAGTTGTttccactttatagtccactatatgctgctaaAGGGGAGAGGGAatagggaatgagtgtgtggtttcggacacagccttTGTCTATTTTCATCTAAGTTGACGATTGTTTCACGTCCTCTACCGTAATGTCTTTATACACGTGCACCACAAAAAGTTGTGGAGGCTGGCTTGGCCACAGTTTAAAAACTGGCGGTTGGTCCCGTTCCCTTTCAACAGAATGTGTAAGCTGACCATAGCCCATTACGACTCGATCTAGAAATAtctgttattgtttgtttatttaacatGTATGACCCACGTTGTCTTAATATCAGCATCTCTGAACACAAATACAAAGCAAAAATCGTATTCTCACCTATTCTGTGTAACAGGATGTAAGGGTTCCAGGCGATATCCAGCATTCTGCTCTGACGGTCGATCTCTGCCTTGCACTCGACGGCAGCTCTTGTAGCATCGTCACATATTTCCTCAGCTGCAGCAGTCTCGTTGACATCTCTGAACCTCTCCACTGAAAACATTCTTGTTCTTTACTCAGCAGCAAAGTTCTACTGTGTTTTCCACTGTAAAAGCATGccgctgcttcttcttcttcttttgaatTTCCGGCAGACTAGACGCAACCACGGCGCACTGCTGCCCTCTACAGGATTGATGGGAACTCgactcttttcagtgatccggaTAATTTGGCGTagttcagtaaaaaaaaaccgACTCCCGAACGGGTCTTCATATCATAACATATGAAAGTAACAAATTATATTTACTCAAAtgactgtaattgagtagctttttgtgtatttgtactttttagaGGAGTTTTGTAAAATCACTagttttactttcatttaaGTATATATTGAGTGAAGTATTGTACttgctgacattttaaaaagcatcgagtactgagtaaaaaaattaaaaccaaacaCCACAATAAGAAGGGCCATGTTCTCCCCCAACATGAAAACAATCAGGCATTTCTGATCtggctttcacaacacatgaCGGTGAGTACATGCACATagcgagagaatgattccacatttctTTCCAAAATAGCAGATGCATTGTGCTTTAGGTTAGGTCAACCCTTATAATAATTAACCTGGTTGGAGGGCCATATTttcttgttattgcacattaaggacaggtcactttcactgtgaaagccccttgggtatcaaaagcccagtgccatgaaaaagtatttaccccctttctgattccttcttctttgacatatttatcaaacttaaatgtttcagataatCAAGACATACAAATCAAGACAACAACATGCTGGTTGTTTTCACTGTGACTGTAGCTtaccttttgaaaaaaaatgatcgACCCAAGAGTCTGAACACCTgcttataaaataattattcagCTCTAGCAACTTGGTTAGGGCAAAACTGTATTAAGAATATTCATGACTCATAGCCCATCttgaaataaatgttatttataaagatttttagtCTAATTCTGAAAATAACAATGGACTTAATCATACTCCAGGCATTTGTACTTTTACCAGTCCATACATCCTTGCATCCTAACAATGCAGCAGCAGGGTTTTTAAAATCTACTTTCAGTAATTTATAGAAAAAAACGAACTCCAACTTCTAACCAAAGGctaacagatttttaaataacaaaaaaagataacagTGTATGCACAGCAGTGCACAGACCCAAGCCACTACTCTAAATCAGTCATTCTCAACTTGTGGGTTAGGAGACATAAGTGGGTTGTGGAgctattttcagtgggttgcaactTTGTATCTGGAACAAAATATCAGCAAAAGTCTATTAAGTAATGAGGCCAGCAATGAACATACATCAATACATTATGTTGTCCTGTTTTAGAGAGATGATAGGACAATTCAATTCTCCTTTTATTCCTTGATAACAAGGT
This window harbors:
- the LOC121511712 gene encoding gastrula zinc finger protein XlCGF57.1-like, yielding MFSVERFRDVNETAAAEEICDDATRAAVECKAEIDRQSRMLDIAWNPYILLHRIDAPQQHVCKEEETVAEQKLCHQERKSSLAQEEPEPPRIKEEQEGEQFIKEETDTWMLTPTKDESEHREADGQHELQLLCHNSHVAENQDPTERKQTDAEITGKSKPRQEKGRKHTGESRHSCNTREEGFLSTSHLKSHMKTHTGEKPFSCTTCGKRFRCKSYLNKHIRTHTGTKPYTCGTCGTSFTKKCTLNRHFNIHTGEKPHTCTKCNKSFREKGHLTFHMKSHTDEKPFSCSTCGKRYKHKSNLNNHILAHTGIKLYTCGTCGKSFTKKCNLDSHLNIHTGEKPHSCTKCNKSFRHRGNLTIHMRTHTDEKPFFCSTCGKKFRRKSNLNNHILTHRGTKPYTCGTCGKSFAQKRPLDTHFKIHKDNNA